Proteins encoded in a region of the Zunongwangia endophytica genome:
- a CDS encoding tetratricopeptide repeat protein, with translation MRCIKLIFGQSSFFLCLALIMSSTLSAQQSDDMEKMKEEANSYLNEAEKALGENDFASAEAAYRKAIAKDPSNTAAKYNMGNLYYNREKSGESQSKFVAAKEVSENKEDRHRINHNLGNSFMKQKKYKEAVEAYKNALRNDPTDDETRYNLALAKKKLEEEQEKNQDNKDNQDDQENKDQNEDKQDQDKDQDDKGDEGKDKDEEGQPKDEGDNKEQDPKDGEGDQENEKPNEPDPKEQNKGDQDEKDQKGKPDEQKQQKPQPAQGQLSPQQIKSLLEAMNNEEEKVQDKINAEKAKGVKTRSDKDW, from the coding sequence ATGAGATGTATTAAACTAATTTTTGGACAAAGCTCGTTTTTTCTATGCTTAGCATTGATTATGTCGTCGACTTTAAGTGCGCAACAAAGCGACGATATGGAGAAGATGAAGGAAGAAGCAAACAGCTATTTAAACGAGGCTGAAAAAGCTTTGGGTGAAAACGATTTTGCAAGTGCCGAAGCAGCTTATCGAAAGGCTATTGCCAAAGATCCTTCTAATACCGCTGCCAAATATAATATGGGAAATCTGTATTATAATCGAGAAAAATCTGGAGAATCCCAGTCTAAATTTGTTGCGGCTAAAGAAGTGTCTGAAAATAAAGAAGATCGCCATAGGATTAATCATAACTTGGGGAATTCTTTTATGAAACAGAAGAAGTATAAAGAGGCAGTAGAAGCATATAAAAATGCGTTAAGAAATGATCCTACAGACGACGAAACTCGATATAACCTTGCTTTAGCTAAAAAGAAGCTGGAAGAAGAGCAGGAGAAAAATCAGGATAACAAAGATAATCAGGACGATCAGGAAAATAAAGATCAAAACGAAGATAAGCAGGATCAGGATAAAGATCAGGACGATAAAGGAGACGAGGGGAAAGATAAAGATGAAGAAGGACAGCCTAAAGATGAAGGTGATAACAAAGAACAGGATCCTAAAGATGGCGAGGGCGATCAAGAAAACGAAAAGCCAAATGAGCCAGATCCTAAAGAACAAAATAAGGGTGATCAGGACGAAAAGGATCAAAAAGGAAAGCCTGATGAACAAAAACAGCAAAAGCCCCAACCTGCCCAGGGACAACTTTCGCCTCAACAAATTAAAAGCTTGTTAGAAGCAATGAATAATGAAGAAGAGAAAGTGCAGGATAAAATTAATGCTGAAAAAGCTAAAGGAGTAAAAACCAGATCTGATAAAGATTGGTAA
- a CDS encoding BatD family protein yields the protein MKIKLIVLSLFLFTTGLLSAQVKFTAEVSREDIGINERLRVDFNMNKDGDNFTPPSFTGFAVVGGPNQQVSNRWVNGKSTFSKTYSYYLEPTSKGNKTIGQAEVKIEGTVYKTTPVNVKVGDAVERPQDGNNSNIVPEDNLHFVAEISKANPYLNEAVTVVYKLYVSPRISVSNYRMLDNPSFPDFWSQALDSRNVRVEEGTYRGEPYRYVVLYKTLLYPQKTGKLEIDPLAVSVSVDVPSQRRSIFGGVIYQTVEKRVTSNSREIDVKPLPTKGKPANFSGAVGSFEFDVEPSKTTLDAGESLTTSVKVRGRGNLMLFELPDLTVPSSLEIYEPERKENFSSNANGTQGSVAEDYTIVPSRKGKYPIPGLNFSYFDPRSETYRSISTEDIIIDVENGPVGAPVNANANSDGANVANTNKQAVTLSGDQFRYIKLNADLKAINAPAFFRSWLFWALLILPLLVIPIVILFGKKREARANDVTGNKIRKADKLARKYLSEARKNLGEQQQFYIALERAMHNYLKAKLHIQTGEMSKERISEVLASKGVDNTTITQFIEILKSCEFARYTPASMDTMKQDYDKAASVISTLDKQL from the coding sequence ATGAAAATAAAGTTAATAGTATTAAGTCTGTTTTTATTTACTACCGGGCTTCTTTCTGCACAGGTGAAATTTACCGCAGAAGTTAGCAGGGAAGACATTGGAATTAATGAGCGCTTGCGTGTAGATTTCAATATGAATAAAGACGGGGATAACTTTACACCACCGTCATTTACTGGTTTTGCCGTTGTTGGTGGGCCTAATCAACAAGTAAGTAATAGATGGGTTAATGGGAAAAGTACATTCTCCAAAACCTACAGTTATTATCTGGAACCAACTTCCAAAGGAAATAAAACCATCGGCCAGGCTGAAGTAAAAATAGAAGGAACAGTTTATAAAACAACTCCTGTAAACGTCAAAGTTGGGGATGCTGTAGAACGACCTCAGGATGGTAATAATTCGAATATCGTTCCAGAAGACAACCTCCATTTTGTAGCGGAAATTTCTAAAGCTAACCCATATTTAAATGAAGCGGTAACGGTTGTTTATAAGCTGTATGTAAGTCCGCGTATAAGCGTTAGTAATTACAGAATGCTAGATAATCCTTCTTTTCCAGATTTTTGGAGTCAGGCGTTAGATAGTAGAAACGTTAGAGTAGAAGAAGGAACTTATCGTGGCGAGCCTTATCGTTATGTAGTTTTATATAAAACATTGCTTTACCCTCAAAAGACGGGTAAACTGGAAATCGATCCTTTGGCAGTTTCTGTCTCGGTTGATGTTCCCAGCCAGCGAAGAAGCATATTTGGAGGAGTTATTTATCAAACCGTTGAAAAACGTGTTACTTCAAATAGTCGAGAAATAGACGTAAAACCACTTCCTACTAAGGGCAAACCAGCAAACTTCTCTGGAGCTGTAGGTAGTTTCGAGTTCGATGTTGAGCCTAGTAAAACTACGTTAGATGCTGGAGAATCCTTAACAACTTCAGTAAAAGTTAGAGGTCGCGGAAATTTGATGCTTTTTGAGCTTCCAGATTTAACGGTGCCTAGCTCTTTAGAGATTTATGAGCCAGAACGGAAAGAAAATTTCAGTTCTAATGCAAACGGTACTCAGGGTAGCGTAGCCGAGGATTATACGATCGTTCCCAGCAGGAAAGGGAAGTATCCAATTCCGGGATTAAATTTCTCTTATTTTGATCCTCGATCAGAAACGTACAGATCCATATCGACAGAAGATATTATTATAGATGTTGAAAACGGACCTGTAGGAGCGCCAGTGAATGCGAATGCAAATAGTGATGGGGCAAATGTAGCAAACACTAATAAGCAAGCAGTTACTCTTAGCGGAGACCAATTTAGATATATTAAATTAAATGCAGATTTAAAAGCTATAAATGCTCCTGCATTTTTTAGATCATGGCTATTCTGGGCGTTGTTAATATTACCATTATTAGTTATTCCAATTGTGATTTTATTTGGTAAAAAGCGCGAAGCCAGAGCCAATGATGTCACTGGAAACAAAATTAGAAAAGCAGATAAGTTAGCGAGAAAATACCTTTCTGAAGCTAGAAAAAACCTTGGTGAGCAGCAGCAATTTTATATCGCTTTAGAAAGAGCAATGCATAATTATTTGAAAGCAAAGCTGCATATCCAGACCGGCGAAATGAGTAAGGAAAGGATAAGTGAAGTTCTTGCTAGTAAGGGCGTTGATAATACAACAATAACCCAATTTATTGAGATTTTAAAAAGTTGCGAATTCGCAAGATATACGCCTGCATCGATGGATACCATGAAACAGGATTATGACAAAGCAGCAAGTGTTATTTCAACTTTAGATAAACAATTGTAA
- a CDS encoding tetratricopeptide repeat protein: MKKIFFIILVFCTTVGFAQSESIFENANKQYADGNYEQAIKAYEKILDEGEASVSVYYNLGNAHYKLNHIAPSIFYYEKALQLKPNDADVKNNIQFARNMAMDDIETIEQTGVSKTVNNLISTFSFNTWGIIAIGFMMLFVVLFLLYYYGRSVLLKRVLFATAVVCIICSVISVIFAFNQQNLQLDNNYAIVFSAEADVRSEPNLRGEPSFVLHEGTKTKLLENYQEWYKIELADGKQGWIKKDSIKEL; the protein is encoded by the coding sequence ATGAAAAAGATCTTTTTTATCATATTGGTTTTTTGCACTACAGTTGGTTTTGCACAAAGTGAATCTATTTTTGAAAATGCCAACAAGCAGTATGCTGATGGTAATTACGAGCAAGCTATAAAAGCTTACGAGAAAATTTTAGATGAAGGTGAAGCATCAGTTTCAGTTTATTATAATTTAGGAAATGCCCACTATAAACTAAATCATATAGCTCCCAGTATTTTCTATTATGAAAAAGCGCTGCAATTGAAACCGAACGATGCCGATGTAAAGAATAATATCCAATTTGCTAGAAATATGGCGATGGATGACATCGAGACTATTGAACAAACCGGAGTTTCTAAAACAGTAAATAACTTAATTTCAACTTTTAGTTTTAATACCTGGGGAATTATAGCGATTGGTTTTATGATGCTCTTTGTGGTACTTTTTCTTTTATATTATTATGGTAGAAGTGTTTTACTGAAGCGAGTTTTGTTTGCTACTGCGGTAGTATGTATAATTTGCAGCGTCATTTCAGTGATATTTGCCTTTAACCAACAAAATCTTCAGTTAGATAATAATTACGCTATTGTTTTTAGTGCAGAGGCAGATGTTAGAAGCGAGCCTAATTTAAGAGGAGAACCTTCATTTGTATTACATGAAGGGACTAAAACCAAACTCTTAGAAAACTATCAGGAATGGTACAAGATCGAGCTAGCTGATGGTAAACAAGGATGGATCAAAAAAGATAGCATCAAAGAATTATAA
- the can gene encoding carbonate dehydratase yields the protein MEFYKQILENNKEWVSNKLSSDPEFFKRLENGQQPPLLWIGCADSRVPANEIIGTQPGEVFVHRNIANMVVHTDMNMLSVLDYAVNALKVEHIIVCGHYGCGGVKAAMENESIGLIDNWIRHIKDVYKMHTQELEAIEDKKERWDRFVELNVVEQVYDLAETSIVQNAWKKEQKVVIHGWAYGVGTGIVKDLNVHFSGNERLDEVYRLNF from the coding sequence ATGGAATTTTATAAGCAGATTTTAGAAAATAATAAGGAGTGGGTAAGCAATAAGCTAAGCTCTGATCCTGAATTTTTTAAGCGTTTGGAAAATGGGCAACAACCGCCTTTACTTTGGATAGGTTGTGCCGATAGCCGTGTTCCTGCCAACGAAATTATAGGTACGCAACCAGGTGAGGTATTTGTTCATCGTAATATTGCCAATATGGTGGTGCATACAGATATGAATATGCTTAGCGTTTTAGATTATGCGGTAAACGCTTTAAAAGTGGAGCATATTATAGTTTGCGGACACTATGGTTGTGGCGGAGTAAAAGCTGCTATGGAGAACGAATCTATAGGTTTGATCGATAACTGGATTAGACATATAAAAGATGTTTATAAAATGCATACCCAAGAGCTGGAAGCTATTGAGGATAAAAAAGAACGTTGGGATCGTTTTGTTGAACTAAACGTAGTTGAACAGGTTTACGATCTTGCTGAAACATCTATAGTTCAGAATGCATGGAAAAAAGAGCAAAAAGTAGTTATTCATGGATGGGCCTACGGTGTAGGAACCGGAATAGTTAAAGACCTAAACGTACATTTCAGCGGCAACGAAAGATTGGATGAGGTTTACAGATTAAATTTCTAA
- a CDS encoding CvpA family protein, giving the protein MNTIDIILGIVLLYGLIRGFFRGLFAEIAALIGLIAGIYGAIYFSYILSDFLDRYVDWEEGITNLLAFAVTFILILFLITMAGRFLTKVANLAALGMVNKILGGAFGLLKLAFLASVVIMFFKATEEQIDIVEEETVEESLLYPPVSIIAPTILPTILREARERGIWNPTEN; this is encoded by the coding sequence ATGAATACTATCGATATTATTCTTGGAATTGTTTTGTTATACGGACTCATCCGAGGATTTTTTCGAGGATTGTTTGCTGAAATTGCTGCGCTTATAGGGCTAATTGCAGGAATATACGGCGCTATTTATTTCAGTTATATTCTTAGTGATTTTCTAGACCGATATGTAGATTGGGAAGAAGGTATCACCAATCTTTTAGCTTTTGCTGTTACTTTTATTCTTATTCTATTTTTGATTACGATGGCAGGAAGATTCCTAACAAAAGTAGCTAATCTAGCTGCGCTTGGGATGGTAAATAAGATTTTGGGAGGAGCTTTTGGACTTTTAAAACTAGCTTTTTTAGCTAGTGTAGTGATCATGTTTTTTAAAGCTACGGAAGAACAAATAGATATTGTTGAAGAAGAAACTGTTGAAGAATCTTTGCTTTACCCTCCAGTCTCTATAATTGCCCCCACCATTCTACCTACGATTTTGCGAGAAGCTCGAGAAAGAGGAATCTGGAATCCAACTGAAAATTAA
- a CDS encoding ceramidase domain-containing protein: MKLLLFADYPNDSGPIYRETVLGRFPVEPFNTLSNIFFIAIIIYFAYRVYSNYREQWFLSFALPVLFIGWVGGTIYHATRSHEIWLLMDWVPIVVLCLSSSLYFASKASSKKRQVVGLMILVLLLVIGIKFIPFKSHGENYGYIASAIGVMLPIAIHIWQTKFRHAKFMAFAVLSFIVAISFRALDRYIHFSMGTHWLWHSFGAFTVFFLMKYIYLDAKTSNSKP; encoded by the coding sequence ATGAAATTGTTACTTTTTGCTGATTACCCGAATGATTCGGGGCCAATTTACAGGGAAACCGTGCTGGGAAGATTTCCGGTAGAACCCTTTAATACGCTTAGTAACATCTTCTTTATAGCGATCATAATTTACTTCGCTTATCGCGTGTATAGTAATTATAGAGAACAGTGGTTCTTGAGTTTCGCACTTCCTGTTTTGTTTATTGGCTGGGTTGGCGGTACGATCTACCATGCGACCAGAAGCCACGAAATATGGCTTTTGATGGATTGGGTGCCAATCGTTGTACTCTGCTTATCATCTTCCTTATATTTTGCTTCAAAAGCGAGTTCTAAAAAGAGGCAGGTAGTTGGTTTAATGATCTTGGTGCTTTTACTGGTCATTGGTATAAAATTTATTCCGTTTAAATCGCATGGAGAAAACTATGGATATATTGCAAGTGCGATTGGTGTGATGTTACCCATTGCCATCCATATATGGCAAACAAAATTTAGGCATGCTAAATTTATGGCCTTCGCGGTCTTAAGTTTTATAGTAGCCATAAGTTTTAGAGCATTAGATCGGTACATCCATTTTTCTATGGGAACACATTGGTTGTGGCACAGTTTCGGGGCTTTTACCGTATTCTTTTTGATGAAGTATATTTATCTGGATGCTAAAACTTCAAATTCAAAACCATAA
- the pheS gene encoding phenylalanine--tRNA ligase subunit alpha, whose amino-acid sequence MIDKIKEHIADVKAFNATTKEEIEAFRIKYLGKKGILNSYFAEFKNVPNEQKKDFGQTVNELKTSTQDKVEELKNHLESLEEEKGIYGDLSRPSEPLEIGSRHPISIVKNQIIEIFSNIGFNVSEGPEIEDDWHNFTALNLPEYHPARDMQDTFFIQTDPDILLRTHTSSVQVRYMEGNEPPIRTISPGRVFRNEAISARSHCIFHQVEGLYIDKNVSFADLKQTLLYFTKQLFGKSKIRLRPSYFPFTEPSAEVDIYWGLETETDYRITKGTGWLEIMGCGMVDPNVLKNCGIDPTEYSGFAFGMGIERIAMLLYQIGDIRMFYENDVRFLEQFKSSI is encoded by the coding sequence ATGATTGATAAGATTAAGGAACATATCGCTGATGTCAAAGCCTTTAATGCTACGACAAAAGAAGAGATTGAAGCATTCAGAATTAAATATTTGGGGAAGAAAGGCATCCTGAATAGTTATTTTGCTGAATTTAAAAACGTTCCTAACGAACAAAAAAAGGATTTTGGGCAAACGGTTAACGAATTAAAGACTTCTACGCAGGATAAAGTGGAAGAATTAAAAAACCACTTAGAGAGTCTTGAAGAGGAAAAAGGAATTTACGGTGATCTTTCACGACCTTCTGAACCTTTAGAAATTGGCTCACGCCATCCAATTTCAATTGTAAAAAATCAAATCATAGAGATTTTCTCGAATATCGGTTTTAATGTTTCTGAAGGCCCAGAGATCGAGGACGACTGGCATAACTTTACAGCCTTAAACTTGCCAGAATATCATCCGGCAAGAGATATGCAGGATACTTTTTTTATTCAAACCGATCCTGATATTTTACTGAGAACACATACATCTTCAGTTCAGGTTCGATATATGGAAGGAAATGAACCTCCAATTCGTACTATATCACCGGGAAGAGTTTTTAGGAACGAGGCGATTTCTGCGCGTTCCCATTGTATTTTCCATCAGGTAGAAGGATTATATATCGACAAGAATGTATCTTTCGCAGATCTAAAACAAACGCTTCTTTATTTCACAAAACAACTGTTTGGAAAGTCTAAAATTAGATTAAGACCTTCTTATTTTCCGTTTACCGAGCCAAGTGCTGAAGTTGATATCTATTGGGGATTAGAAACCGAAACCGATTATAGAATCACCAAAGGAACAGGATGGTTAGAGATTATGGGATGCGGTATGGTAGATCCAAATGTGCTTAAAAATTGCGGAATCGATCCAACAGAGTATTCAGGATTTGCATTTGGTATGGGTATCGAGCGAATTGCAATGTTACTTTATCAAATAGGTGATATTCGCATGTTCTATGAAAATGACGTACGATTTCTAGAACAATTTAAATCGTCGATCTAA